Part of the Tolypothrix sp. PCC 7910 genome, GATTTTTACACTAGTCTTGAAACTGCTATAGCAAAACGAATATTTAGATTTCTTGATAAGCGATTTTATCGCTCAAAATGGTTAGAATTTGAACTGCGTAGTTTTGCTACTAATCATATTGGTGTCAGTGATGCCTATGATTCAACAAATTTAAAAGTAAAATTGAGGCCTGCTATTCAAGAGCTTGAGAAGAAAGGTTTTATTGTTCCTGTCGCCGAATCTCAACGATTTTATTCGCCCCGTAGAGGGAAACACTATATACGTTTTGAGAGAGCTACTGCTACTTCACCTACTCCACCACATGCATCAACAACTACTGCACCAGAGAAAGGATCTAGTGAGAGTGTTCCTCTACGGATTGTGCCAAGACCGGATCGAACACCTACTAAAGAGGAACTAGAACTAATGTGCGATAAATTTAATCTTAGGTGGCGGCCATCATAGGAGAAGAATCTTTTTCTGTGAAACAGAATTATCGTTCAATATAGCAATTGCTACTTTTTTAATATGCTTATTTAATTTATTAGTTACTTAGTGGTTTGGCTAAGAGCCAGCGCCTTATTAATTGCTGGTGTCAGGTCGTTATTATCTTCGATTCTGAGCATCCTGATATCTCTGACTGAGGGAGCAAACCACGAGAATTTTTGAGTAATATCCATGACTGCAATGACGCATGTGACAGGATCTACGGAGTTATTTCCAAAGTACACACTGCCTTGCTGTCGCCCAAAGCCATGTTGTTGCAGGACGGCTTTAATGTCGTTATAGGCGTTTTGATAGGAAGGATTGTGGTACGTTTTGCCTAACGTATCAGTGTCTAAATCAAATGTAATTGCGTACATAAATACTAGTTCAAAATTAGCAAATTTTTTATTATTAAAATAAGCGTGCGAATTGATATCCTAATATCGCCGCTCCTTCTTTCACATAAGACTCGATGCTTGTTAATTCTTAAGTGCAGAGAGAGTCCTTACAAAAATCATCCTTGATTTTTTATGAGAATTCAAGTTAATTCTTGATATATGAACGCAATTTTAAATAAGAGTATGTGTTTGAATATGTTTAACCTTTGGTACAGTTACCAGTTACTTTTTATAATTAACGATAGTTATGACAGCATGGTGGTTATAGTGAAGAGGGTAAAGTTTAATTTACTAGCGAAATGAATTATTTAATATTTACTAAAACCCTTGATTAAAAAATCACAAACAAGGAACATCAGTGAACGATTATGTTTGTGAACTGTAAAGATAACATGCCTCAACTTCTGCACTATACTCTGAACACGGATAATACGTTTGATTGCTCCAACAAACAGTATCAACCAGAAACTTTAAAGCTTCTCCATCCAATAGCCGCACGAGCCATCCTAGAAGGTAAGGCAGAAGATCCATTACCTCATCCTTTTAATGATTACACTGTCAACACAACGGTTGAGGGAGAATGCGCGATGTTTGATGTGCGTGAATCTAGCATTACCTTAACCTCAAATGCTGTTGTTTGGAGTACTACAAAACAGGAACTTTGTTGGGAACTATTTGAAGACTTGTATCTCAAAGTAATGCGTGAGAGTGGAACAATTCCTCGTACTCCTTATAGGCCGAACACGTTGCCTTGGCTCGCCACTATAACTATGCCTACGCTAGGTGCAGCAGCTTCATGGATGGCAGATTTTGAGCAGTGTTTTGCTATAGCATTGATTGAAGCCAGTACAGGTAAGTCTTACGCTTAATGAGCAGCTATCTTAGGAGCACCAGCATCTTTTTTCGTAAAGCGGAACTCAATCTTAATGGTAGATAACCCTGCCCGTTTTCTCTTCCTATTCACTTCACGCAATAATCGTCGTTTCTGCCTCACAATGCCTGGAAAACTAAAGGGAGAGATATTGCGTAGGTAATCAGTGACCCGTGCTTCATTAAAAAGTGCGATCGCATGAAGATGAGAACGAATCATCTTGTATCTTCTCGGCGCAATCATCACACAGGGTGTACCACCTTTGATGCCAATTGTATATCCATCAATGAGCAGTGGTGTAGCGCAAAAATCTAGCGAATCAATCGCATTAAACGCATCGTGTGTGCCTTCAGTTGCTAACAAAATAAACCTGTGGCGAAAGCGGATATACACCACATTTGCATTTCCTTGTTTCGCTCGCCTTAAGCGAGTGGTGCGACAAAAGGTGACGTTGTACGCCCGAAGGATTTTCTCATCAATGTGCTCTGCATCTTTATGTGCAGGAATTGTCCGCACCGCATAGCGCGTATAGCCATATCGTAGGTAGTCAATTGCGACTTTACGTAAGAATCCTCCTAGCGAGTTCACTTGATATTTATGCATTGCTCCCATTACGCCCCTCACCTCACCACACCACACACGCTGCATAGCACAAAAGTGGGGAGTTGATTTAAGCACGCTGCTTGTGGCCCCACTCCCCGAACGCCATGATCAAAGAACCATCGGTGCACGCGCACGTAGAACCTACGGCACACGAGAAAATGAGAGTAGTAATATATGCTACATCTTCTCCGCCGTCGATCCACATTCCATATAGCCGTTACTTCCGCAATAAAAATAAAGCGTTACTAACGAATGGTTTCTTTTCTCTGTGCACTTTTTCTCATGTAATTCACGTGTTTTATTCCTTGGTTCTTCAGTCAATTTATTGGATTTAATTCCTCATTTCTTTTACGTCTGTTTTTCCTCTCCAACCTTCTTTATGTTCATGAATGCTCGCAGTTTCATAGAGATTGCTGCTACTCATCAAAGAAGTGTGCTGACGTTTATTCAACGCCACCACACTTCCCACCGTGTCAGGATATGTCACGTGTGTTTAAGAAGAACCCCCTCAGTGCTTTCGTTGTCGGTGTACTGCACAAGTTACCAGCTTGTGCCCGAATGATCGCTGGACTGCTCTGCCCGTTGATCACCAATCGCTCACGATTGCTTCTACTGGCACCACGCTACCAGTCTTAGTCATTTGAATCACGTAGAGTGACGGCTCTACGCACCGGAGGTGCCATTATCCGGCAGCCTAAGACCTTTCCCGATTAGGAGAAGAAAAGTTCTATGTAGTATTAGGTGTCACTAGTCCATTGATGGACAGCACGCACGACTAGGTACGTCGGTACCTTTCGACTTATCGCCGATTTGGGGAGGTAGAATGCAGAAAACCCTCCTTACTCACCGTGTCGCGTTTTCGTACTTGAGCCACGCACCACACTACACTTACCCGAAAGCAGTTTCCCGCCGATACTGGTTCAGCTATGCCCCAGGCTGGATTTGCCAGTCCTGCCGCCTTTGTCACCGAGGCGATGCGCTCCTCACGGAGTCACGATTATAAAAGTCCCCAGTCAGGCAGAGGTAATGCGCCATAGGAAATCCCGTAGACTACACCCCCTCTGTCGGATTTTCACCGATTTCTCTCCTCCGGCTCTTTCATGGAGAAAGAGTCTGTCTCGGTCGCCAACATTCACCATCATTTCAACCCATTAATGATACGGGATAGAAGAACGGGATTACTCTATGACCAGAGGTTCACAGGATTACTCCGCTCAGCCTCCCTTACCACCGGACAGACAGTTTCTCACTGTATCCGGCGCGAAGGGTTACGATTGCGTGTCGGTGGCAAACCGACCCCCTTTTACTTGAGGTGGTAAATCTCAAGCCAGGAGCAACCGCTTCTTGCACACGTCTATCCTGAACGTGCGGTGTTGTAGAGTAGCCAACACATAGCACCTATATGTAAAAGATGAAGCGAAGAAAGAGAAGAAAAAAGTGAACAAAAGGTAATGAAATTAAGGAGTTATTTTGAATATGTTCAATGTGTAGGTGGGAAAAAACCCTTGCGGGGCAACCCGCAAAGGGAAGAGAAACTGCGGGCTGCCCCGCGACCGACGAATTAGAGAAAGGCTCATACCTAAAGACCTCGGCTACCTTTTATTCTTTGCCTTGGCCACCCATCTCCTCAACGTCATTCAAGGTATAACAGGTTTATCTTCAGTAAAGAAAGAGACTTATGACTTTAATTTTGTATAAATTATGTAAAATTAGCTCTATTATTTCTATTTTTAGTCTGTCTATATTAGCAAAAGAAATAACAACTATCATTGCTTGTCATTAAAATCACTACCAGAATTTCAAGCATTTTTATTGGAATCGAGTAAAGCCAAAATATAATTGTGTATTTTCTGGTCTTCCTAGTTATCAACGATTTATTTAATGGATACCGTCAAATATCATACTGTTGTATGGCTATTTGAAGCATGTTTTGAGCAGTGTACGTGTATCGGTTTTATCGACTCAACGAGCTTGCAAGTTTGTCATAATCGTCAAATCCTACGCTATCGGTTGTTTGAAAGTTTAGCTCCTCTTCGTAAGCTTACGTAGATTATTTTTTTGGTTTCAAACTTTATTTTGTTGTCATGGTTATTATTAATCATTTCTTAACCTATTGCTAGTTATACCTTAAAACTACACTTATAAGTTTTAAAAACCAACAAAAGTTAGCAATAACTAAGTTGTTGCACCTATTATCAGAAATTTTTCTAAATATAAAAATTTACCAACATATTACAAGACTTAGGGAATACTTATATAGTCGTGTTATGTATTTAATGCCATTGGTGTTTTTGTAGCTTTTTTTAGTGTCAAGAGAAATATTATCTGAAGAAAAATCGCTCCTTATTCATAAATTTTTGCTAATTAGTAAAGGTTTCTACATAAATGTCAGCAATTGTTTTTATTGATCCAGCGATTCCTGATTACCTAAGTCTCACCTCAGGGTTAGAAGAAGGAACAGAATTAGTCATACTTGACCCTAACAGGGATGGCGTATTACAGATTACTGAAGCTTTACAAGCTGGTGCTTATGATGCTGTACACATTGTTTCTCACGGTACAGATGGGAACTTATTGTTGGGAACAGCACAATTAAACTCTGACAGTATCCGAACTACATATACGGACTCTTTAACAAAGTGGTCACAGTTTCTGGCACCAGGTGCAGATATTCTGCTTTACGGCTGTAATGTTGCTCAGGGAGATGCTGGACTAGCGTTTGTTCAGCAACTTAGCGAGGTAACGGGAGCCGATATTGCTGCCTCTGACGACGCTACAGGCAACCTGATACTGGGTGGCGACTGGAATTTAGAAGTCACAACGGGCAATATCGAAGCTCCTCTCGCGTTCCAAACGGCGGTCTTAGAAGCATACAACTCTGTCCTAGCTCCTTTCACCGCTGGGAACCTCGTTGTCTTACAAGCTGCTGCTTCTGCAAGCAACACAACAGCTTCGTTTTTGGAGATCAACCCAGCATTAACCAACCAAACTTCTCCAGTTCAGGTAATTGCTGCACCAAATGGTATCCGTATCAGCGGCTCGGCTACCAGTACTGGTTACGTTGCACGAAGTAATGACAGCTCGTTGTTGACATTTACTGGAGTTAGCACTACCGACACAAGCTCAAACGTCAATACACTCAATCCTCGTGCGGTCGTCACACTGAACTCTGCTGGAACGGCGGCGATCGCCTCGACCTACACGGGGGGTAGCGGAAATCAAACCCGCAGTGCTACCAGCTTAGATAATTCAACCTGGTTCATTGCCGACCAGGGGGGGATTTATACGAATAGTTCAACGGGTGCTTCTCCTTCAGGAAACTTCCGTGGCATCAAATCCTTTGGTGGAAAGGTTTATGTGGGTCAAGCATCCACGGCTGCTACTCCAGTAAGTACAGTCAGCGCACCGTCTGGTGGGTCTATTACTGGATTGCCAGGTTTGCCCAATAGTACTGCTAACTTCCAAGATTTTTATCTGATTCAGTCAGGCGATAACGGTAGCGCTTACGATGTCCTCTATACCATCTCTGCGACCGCAAACACCGCAGGAGCGATCGCCAAGTTTTCCTTAGTCGATGTCAACAATAACGGCATATTAGGAGATGCTGGAGATAATTGGCAGGCAAATGGAACTTACACAACGACCTTTGGCGGTTTTGGGCTTGCCGCTCAAGATTTTGGTAATGGAGCAAACCTTTACGTCACAACAGGGCTAGGTGCTTTAACAGCAAACAGCGTGTTACTCCTCAATGACACAGCTGGTTACAAGAGCAACATCAACATTACCACCGCCAACAATCGCACGCTCTTCACAACGGCAACTGGCACGATCCTCAAAGGGCTTGACTTCGCGCCAGTTGCAGTTATTTCAAGTCCCGATCTGACTATTAGCCAGAGCGATGCACCCGATCCAGTGGTAGTCGGCAACACTCTCACCTACACGCTAACCGTTGGCAATAGTGGCAATGCCAATGCTAATGGTATTACCGTCCAGTACACTCTGCCCGATGGCGTAACCTTCTCTGGCACTACAGTTTCTAATGGGTTCACCGCCAGCCAATCCGGTAATACCATCACCTTCTCTGGTGGCAGCATCAATGCGGGAAGCAACGCAACGTTGGCGATCGCCGTCATCCCCAACACAGTTGGCACGCTTAACAGCGGCACTGCCGTAGTAGATCCCAACAACACCATTGTTGAAAGCAACGAAACCAACAACACGGCAGCTGCCATTACTACCACGGTTCAAGCCGCTGCCAATACAGCCCCCACCATTCAACTGAATACCGCTGCAACGACAAACTTCCTGGATGGAGGTGCTACTTCTGCACCCGCGTCAGGCAGTTTTTATATCAGTGGTGTGAGCAGTGATCCCACTGATCCGGCTAGCCAGCAAGGATTGGTGTTCACTGTCGGGGATGCTGAAACCGCAGCGAGTGGATTGACTGTAACGGCAACCAGTAACAACACAGCAGTTGTTTCCAACGGGAACCTGACTGTAAGCGGTACAGGGGCAGATAGAACCCTGAAGATTCTGCCGTCTGGGGTGGGTTACGCAGACATTACTGTAACCGTCACTGACGGTTCTCTCAGCAACAGCTACATTGTGAAGTATGCGGCTTCAGCAGCGGGGGCAAACACCAGTCGCTTCCTGAACGGAGCCGCCAACGCTTCCACAGCGATCGCCCTCGACTCGAACTACATGCTGGTGGGTGACGATGAGAACCAGGTGTTGCGGTTGTACGATCGCAACAATTCAGGTTTACCCATCAATGGTTTTGACTACACAGCGTCTCTGGGGCTGACTCAACTCAGCGGTGGCATTCCCCGCGAAGTAGATATCGAAGCGTCTGCCCGCAATGGCAATCGCATCTTCTGGATGGGTTCCCAAAGCAACAATGATTCGGGTACGGCTCGCCCCAACCGTAATCGGGTTTTTGCCACCGATATCTCTGGCACGGGTGCTTCCACAACCCTCAGCTATGCCGGTCGATACGACTTCCTTAAAGAAGACATCATCGCCTGGGATCAAAACAACGGTCATGGCAAAGGAGCAAACTACTACGGTTTGGCAGCCAGTGCCGCAGTGGGTGTGGGTTCCAAGCAAAGCGATGGCTACAACATTGAAGGTTTAGAATTTGCCCCCGATAATAGCACCGCCTACGTTGCCTTCCGCGCTCCCCAAGAACCGACTGGAACTCGCACTAAAGCACTGATTGTTCCTGTCACCAACTTTACGTCTCTGCTTTCTCAAAGCGGTGGAGGAACACAAGGCTCCGCCATCTTTGGTGCTCCGATCGAACTGGATTTGGGCGGTCGTGGCATTCGCGAAATTCGCAAAAATGCGAACAATCAGTATGTGATTATTGCCGGCCCGGCTGGCGATGCCACCGGAACGGCTCCCAATGATTTCCGCCTCTACACCTGGGATGGCAATCCCAATTCTGCCCCAGTACTGCGTTCTGCCGATTTAACAGCCTTAAACGTCAATGGCAGCTTTGAATCGATCGCAGAAGTTTCCGACAACATCACCAACACCAGCCAACTACAACTGCTGTTAGACAATGGTACAACGGTGTTTTACAACGATGGTGTAGCTGGCAGTGACCTTACCATATCTAACTTCCAGAAATCTCGGAGTGAAATCGTGACGCTGGGAAGCGTGGTAAATCCGTATACGCTCCCAGCAGGAGCCATTTCTTTAGCTAGTTCCTACTCCCAGGATTTCAATACACTGATTTCTTCCGGTTCTGCTACTTGGGTAGATAACTCAATTAATGGTTGGTATACCGCTAGAACGGGAACGGGAACCTCGATCGCCGCTGACACTGGTACCAGCACAGCAGGCAATCTCTACAGCTATGGTTCTACTGGAAGTAGCGATCGCGCTCTCGGTTCTATCGGTTCAGGAAACACTGCCGCAGGCAGCTTCTTCTGGGGTGCCCGCTTCTTCAACGACACAGGCAGCACTGTTAACACACTCTACATCAATTACTTTGGTGAGCAGTGGCGTAGCGGCGGCACAACCTCTGGTGCTCAAACCGTAGACTTCCAATATCAAATTGGGGCTACAGGTATCAATAGCGGCACCTGGGCGAATGCTGACTCGCTTGACTTTACTAGCCTAGTTAACAACTCAGCCGCCGGGGCTTTAAACGGCAACGATAGTAGCAACCGAAAGTTAATCTCTGGAACGATTACAGGTCTTTCCCTGAATCCAGGGCAGGAAATCTGGTTACGTTGGTCTGACCCAGATCACTCTGGAACAGATCATGGCTTAGCAGTTGATGATGTCAAAATCTCGACCAGTCCGCTTCCTGGTATCACGATTGTTGAATCAGGTGGAAATACAACGGTCAACGAAGAAGGCGAAACCACAGACACTTACATAATCGCCCTCAACACCATACCCACGGCTCCGGTCAGCATTGCGATCGCAGCCTCGGATAGCCAGACCCTTTTGAGTTCTGATGGGGTTAACTTCTTCACGTCTATCAACGTTGACCTCAGTAATACAACTCCACAAACGATCACCGTTCGAGCAGTCAATGATACCACAGTGGAAAGTTCACCTCACACTGGTGTCATTACTCACACGGTCAGCAGTACAGATTCGGGATACAACGGACTCACCGTTCCCAACCTGAACGTTAGCATCTTAGATAATGACGTTGCTATTACAGTTACCAAGATCAATCAGATTCAAGGTAGTGGAACGACCTTTAATTCTGCATTTGGCGGTACTCGAACCATTGAAGGAGTTGTGGTTGCCTCATTCAGTTCCGGGCTGAGTGGCTTTTATGTAGAAGAGGAAGATGCCGATTGGGATAATGACCCCACAACTGCTGAAGGCATCTTTGTCTACGACCCAACAGGGCTATTCTCTGGCTCTGTAGGCAGCAAAGTCCGTATTACGGGAACTGTCGGAGAGTATACCAGCAGCAGTTCCAACATTGCAGGTACAGGAAATAGCAGCTTGACTCAACTGTCTGGCTTGACCAGTGTGCTGAATCTGGGGACGGCTGCCTTACCGACTGTTACCAACGTAGTGTTACCCGTAGCCGATGCTTCGGTGCTGGAACGCTATGAAGGTATGTTAGTTAATGTCAGTTCCAGCAGCGGTTCCTTAGTAGTAACAGAAACCTTTAAGCTAGGTCGCTATGGTCAGGTTGGCTTGTCGGGTGGCGATCGCCTCGGTCAATACACCCAATTCAATGCTCCTAGTGTCAACGGTTATGCCAACTATCTGACTAACCTGCAAGATAACTACATTATTTTGGATGATGGCAGCACCGCTCAAAACCCTGATCCGGTGATTTTTGCCCGTGGTGGTCAGCCCCTGAGTGCAACCAACACATTACGCGGTGGTGATACGATCGCCAGCATCAGCGGTGTTTTGGATGAGCGATTTGAAGGATATCGCATTCAAACCCCAACACCTACTAACTTCCAGCCCACCAATGCGCGTGAAGCGATCGCTCCATCAGTAGGAGGCAAGCTGCGGGTTGCCAGCGCCAACCTGCTCAACTTCTTCAATGGCAATGGCATTGACGCTAATAATGACGGATTGATTGATGGTGGTTTCCCCACCTCTCGTGGAGCGAATACGGCGATCGAGTTCAAGCGCCAAATCGACAAGACCGTTCAAGAAGTGCTGGGACTGAACGCCGATGTCTTTGGCTACAACGAGATGGAGAACGATGGCTATGGTTCTACGAGTGCTGTGCAGGAGTTGGTGGATGCCCTGAATGCGGCTACGGCTCCTGGCACCTATGCGTTTGTCATCCCGCCTGCGTCTGCTTTGAATAGCTCTGGTGGCTTTGGGGGTGACGAAATTACGGTCGGCTTCATTTACAAAACCAGTGCAGTGCGGATTGCCCCAGGCACTAATGTTGCAGCTCTAACCACAGGTATCTTTGATCAGGTCACTACTCGAGTACAACGTCCATCTTTGGCAGTTACCTTTGAACGGTTGGCAAATGGGACTCCCACTAACGAAACCTTCACAGCAGTTATCAACCACTTCAAGTCCAAAGGGTCGGCAGCAAACCTGCCAGGTGATGCCGACCAAAATGACGGACAGGGCTTATCGAATGCTACCCGTACTCAGGCGGCTCAAGAGTTAGCAGCCTGGTTAGCAACAAATCCAACAGGGACGACTGATCCAGATTATCTAGTGATGGGCGACCTCAACTCTTACCGCCTGGAAAATCCCATTACGACACTAATTAATGCTGGATACAACAGCTTGTTTGGTTCCGAATCTTATTCCTATCAGTTCAATGGACAATGGGGTTCTCTGGATCATGCGTTAGCAAATGTCAGCATGAGCAGTCAGGTTACAGGAGCGGCTAAGTGGCACATCAACTCCGATGAACCTGTTGTTTTGGACTACAACACGGAGTTCAAAACGGCGAATCAGATCAACAGTTTCTATAATGTCGATCCATTCCGCACCTCTGATCATGACCCGATTGTGGTTGGGTTAAATTTGTCCGCCAATAATACGGCTCCTACAGCAGTTAACCTGACAAACACCGTTACCAGTCTGGTAGAAAATACCAGCACGGCTACCCGCATCAAAGTGGCAGACATCAGCATCACCGACGATGGTTTAGGAACCAATGTCCTTTACTTGAGCGGAGCAGATGCAGGTTTCTTTGAAATTGATGGAGCGAAATTATATCTGAAGGCAGGCACAACTCTCGACTTTGAAACGAAGCCCGCTTATGCAGTGACCGTGAATGTTGATGATACGACGGTTGGCGGTACATCAGATGCTTCCGCAAACTACACCCTAACCCTTCAAGATCAAACCGTTGAAAGCGTGGATCTGTCTACCTATGTGCGGATTGGTCGATACACCTTGCCTGAACCCACGCGAACCACGCCACCGAATAGCTTTAGCCTGCTGGCACAGGAAGTTTCAGCAGCCACCTACAACTGGGATACCGATACCCTGTTCGTTATCGGTGATGGCGGTCGATCGATCGTTCAGATCAACAAGCGAGGTCAATTAATTGATTCCATTACTCTGGCTGAGGGTGGCAGTCCCCAGGGCACGACATTCTACGACACCGAGGGTTTGACCTACGTTGGCAACGGCAAATTTGTTCTAGTTGAGGAACGCTATCGTCAGGCGAACCTGTTCACCTATTCCCCTGGCACCACGCTGACCCGCAACGATGTGAAAACGGTAGATCTCGGTACAGATGTTGGCAATATTGGTATTGAGGGAATGTCCTATGATCCAATAACTGACGGATTCATTGCGGTCAAGGAGAAAGATCCCCAGGGCATCTTCCAGACGGGGATTGACTTTGCAGCGGGCACTGCAACCAACGGTTCATCCAATACAGTCAATTCGCTCAACTTGTTTGATCCAGCCCTGGCGAACCTTTTAGACTTTTCGGATGTATTCGCCCTGTCGAACCTGCCCTCTCTGGTCGGAACACCAGATTACAACCGCCTGCTGATTGTAAGTCAGGAGTCGGGCAAACTGATCAGCATTGATCGCTCCGGCAACATTTCCAGTTCACTCACTATCGTTTCTGATCCAGGAAACCCCTTATCTGTAGCAGATCAGGGGTTTGAAGGAGTGACAATGGATCGCAACGGCTTGCTGTATCTCACGGCTGAGGAAGGCGGTGGTGATGTCAATAACCCTCAAATTTGGGTTTATGCACCATCCTCATACACCTACACAAATCAAGCCCCAGTTGGTATCAGTCTGAGCAACACCACCACCAGTGTGCCTGAAAATACCAGCACAGCAACGCGGATCAAAGTTGGCAACATTATCATCAGTGATGACGCAAAGGGAACCAATAATCTGTCGTTGACAGGAACAGATAACAGCTTCTTTGAGATTTCTGGCACCGAGTTGTTCCTCAAAGCTGGAACGACACTGGACTATGAAAGTAAGAACAGCTATAGCGTCACGGTGAATGTAGATGATCCAACCGTTGGCGGTAACCCGGATGCAACCACCAACTTCACCCTCACTGTCACCGACCTGAATGAAGCACCTTCTCCACTGATCATTTCCGAAGTAGCACCCTGGTCGAGCGGCAATAGCTCTGTTGGTGCTGATTGGTTTGAGTTAACGAATACCAGTTCCAGTGCTGTGAACATCACGGGCTGGAAAATGGATGACGACTCGAACTCCTTTACGGCAGCAGTTGCCTTAAATGGCATTACCAGCATTGCTCCTGGCGAATCAGTTATCTTCATTGAAAGTAATTCACCAGCTACAGTCATTGCCAACTTCAAGTCTTTGTGGTTTGGTAGCAATGTACCTACAAACTTGCAAATCGGTACCTACACAGGATCAGGTGTTGGTCTTAGTACCAGTGGCGATGCGGTGAATCTCTTTAATGCGACGGGTACAAAGATCACAGGAATCAGCTTCGGCGTATCCACAACAACCGCACCTTATCGCACGTTTGATAACGCAGTTGGGTTGCAAAATACCGCAGTTTCAACCTTAAGTACTGTCGGAGTCAACGGTGCCGTTGTTGCGGCAAGCACTGCCAACGAGATTGGTTCTCCCGGAAGGATTGCTAATCGATCGCCCATCGCAGTGAATGATACAGCAAACACAGATGAGAATACGGCTGTCACTGTCACCGTCCTAGCGAATGACTCAGACCCTGATAACGATACGCTCACCATTACTCAGGTTAATAGCACTGCGATAACTGTGGAGAATCCCATCACCCTGGCTTCCGGTGCTCTGTTAACTCTGAATGCTAATAAAACCTTCACCTATAACCCTAACGGTAAGTTTGAATCGTTGGCAAACGGGCAGAATGGAGCAGATAGCTTTACTTACACCATCAGTGATGGTCAGGGTAATACAGCAGTTGCAACTGTGAGTATGGCGATCGCAGGAGTTAACGACACAGCCAGCATCACTGGTACCGCAACTGGAAGTGTGACCGAAGATGTTGCAGTAGCAAACGGCAAACTGACGGCAACGGGTTCGCTGACAGTCACGGATGCTGATACAGGTGAGAGCAAGTTCAACACCACTGTTACTAGTGCCAACGGTAACTTGGGTAGCCTCACCATTAGTGAAACTGGAACCTGGAATTACAGCGTCGATAACATTGCAATACAATCTCTCGCGGCTGGACAAACAAAGACTGAAACCTTTACAGTGAAGTCTTTTGACAATACAGCAAGTCAAGTGATTAGTGTGGCGATTGCAGGAGTTAACGATGCTGCCAGCATCAGCGGTACATCGACAGGAAGTGTTACTGAGGATGGTGTAGTAGTTAATGGCAAACTGACAACAACGGGTTCGCTGACAGTCACGGATGCTGATACAGGTGAGAGCAAGTTCAACACCACTGTTACTAGTGCCAACGGTAACTTGGGTAGCCTCACCA contains:
- a CDS encoding transposase; this encodes MDTVKYHTVVWLFEACFEQCTCIGFIDSTSLQVCHNRQILRYRLFESLAPLRKLT
- a CDS encoding virulence factor; protein product: MYAITFDLDTDTLGKTYHNPSYQNAYNDIKAVLQQHGFGRQQGSVYFGNNSVDPVTCVIAVMDITQKFSWFAPSVRDIRMLRIEDNNDLTPAINKALALSQTTK